A genomic segment from Spirochaeta lutea encodes:
- the pgmB gene encoding beta-phosphoglucomutase: MLESMKGALFDLDGVLVDTARYHYRAWKRLAAALGFDFTPEQNEELKGISRRDSLERLLAIGGVSLSENEKLLWLERKNSWYLEYIDTMGPGEVLPGAAEFLGRLKGRGIKIALGSASKNAPRIIQRIGLLSVFDGIIDGTKTSRSKPDPEVFLLGSRAIGVAPRDCIVFEDAAAGVQAGRAAGMRVVGIGSPGILTEADMVVPGLSELVWDR; the protein is encoded by the coding sequence ATGCTTGAATCTATGAAGGGTGCCCTATTCGATCTTGACGGGGTACTGGTAGACACGGCTCGGTACCACTACCGGGCCTGGAAGCGGCTTGCGGCTGCCCTGGGGTTTGATTTTACCCCGGAACAGAACGAAGAGCTAAAAGGTATAAGCCGCCGGGATTCTCTAGAGCGGTTATTGGCCATCGGAGGGGTGAGCTTATCGGAGAATGAAAAGCTTCTTTGGCTGGAACGGAAGAACTCGTGGTACCTTGAGTACATTGATACCATGGGACCCGGGGAGGTTCTCCCCGGGGCTGCGGAGTTTCTGGGGCGCCTCAAGGGGCGTGGTATTAAAATCGCCCTGGGCTCCGCCAGCAAAAACGCCCCCCGGATCATCCAGCGGATCGGGTTGCTCTCGGTATTTGATGGTATAATTGACGGTACCAAGACCTCCCGGTCTAAGCCCGATCCGGAGGTCTTTCTACTCGGGTCCCGGGCCATCGGAGTGGCCCCTCGGGACTGTATCGTCTTTGAGGATGCCGCTGCGGGGGTCCAAGCGGGCAGGGCAGCCGGGATGCGGGTTGTGGGAATAGGAAGCCCCGGGATTCTTACCGAGGCAGACATGGTGGTTCCCGGTCTTTCTGAACTCGTCTGGGATCGTTAA
- a CDS encoding ABC transporter substrate-binding protein — MKPSLYSPLAALLLVSILSCGQPDQPRNGQAGTADPPGTASQLIGHALKYDPNKSVNGGKPIQIEFWTQVDYEDIYQQLVQDYMALHPNVEITLSSLSWSDHRSRLAAALETGIGPDLFHMHNSMSSQLIAHLEPYPRTVFPLEILEQDFRQVRSHLLDGHLYFIDTGLMTGAMLYNIQHWKEAGLTDADIPKNWDQLYALAQKLTIQDDDGTVIRAGFNPNGMGYPLFAALNLQQGLPLFSYSNPRRPLIAFQESLRSLEYIRRFYTEPRVTDPYLPEAHESFGFGSSSIIYAWGWVLNWLNRNAPQIDFATFPLPSWTGEIPPAYDRNNGEVSMGVNRHAPLENQAVAFDLIAYYLASDAYLLTLSQQFGTYPSKISLDANDGIVDGQNLSAFQTILERTVWPGALPQTYEEHLVRYVLDPVLIDGADPVMALVTADRVITPIMRFESFLSREQRYVHAGEFKREYYAIPSGSE, encoded by the coding sequence ATGAAACCTAGCCTGTACAGCCCCCTGGCAGCCCTTCTACTGGTAAGCATACTCTCCTGCGGGCAGCCGGACCAGCCCCGGAACGGCCAGGCAGGAACAGCCGACCCCCCCGGTACTGCTAGTCAGCTCATCGGTCACGCCCTCAAGTATGATCCCAACAAGAGCGTTAACGGCGGAAAGCCCATCCAGATTGAGTTTTGGACTCAGGTTGATTATGAGGATATATACCAGCAATTGGTTCAGGACTACATGGCCCTGCATCCCAATGTGGAAATAACCCTCTCCTCCCTATCGTGGTCTGATCATCGAAGCAGGTTGGCTGCCGCTCTTGAAACCGGCATTGGCCCGGATCTGTTTCACATGCATAACTCCATGAGCAGCCAGCTCATTGCCCATTTGGAGCCCTACCCTCGGACGGTCTTTCCCCTTGAGATTCTCGAACAGGACTTCCGGCAGGTCCGGTCTCACCTCCTGGACGGGCACCTGTATTTTATAGACACCGGGCTCATGACCGGCGCAATGCTCTATAACATCCAGCATTGGAAGGAAGCCGGACTGACCGATGCGGATATACCAAAAAACTGGGATCAACTCTATGCCTTGGCTCAGAAGCTAACCATCCAGGATGATGATGGAACAGTCATCCGGGCGGGATTCAATCCCAACGGCATGGGGTATCCCCTGTTTGCAGCCCTGAATCTGCAACAAGGCCTCCCTCTCTTTTCCTACTCCAACCCCCGCCGCCCCCTGATTGCATTTCAGGAGAGTCTCAGGAGCCTGGAGTATATCCGGCGGTTTTACACCGAACCCCGGGTCACCGACCCCTACCTACCCGAAGCCCATGAATCCTTCGGTTTCGGATCCTCCTCTATTATTTATGCCTGGGGGTGGGTGCTTAACTGGCTGAACCGTAATGCTCCCCAGATAGACTTTGCTACCTTCCCCCTGCCCTCCTGGACCGGGGAGATTCCACCAGCTTACGATCGGAACAACGGTGAGGTCAGCATGGGAGTAAACCGCCATGCTCCTCTGGAGAACCAGGCAGTAGCCTTCGATCTGATCGCCTACTATCTCGCCAGTGATGCCTATTTATTAACTCTGAGCCAGCAGTTCGGAACCTATCCCAGCAAAATCAGCCTGGATGCCAACGACGGTATTGTTGATGGCCAGAACCTATCTGCGTTCCAAACAATCCTGGAGCGCACCGTCTGGCCCGGGGCTCTACCTCAAACCTACGAAGAACATTTAGTACGCTACGTGCTGGATCCGGTCCTCATCGACGGCGCCGACCCCGTCATGGCCCTGGTAACCGCGGACCGGGTAATAACCCCCATCATGCGCTTTGAAAGCTTCCTATC